From a single Xyrauchen texanus isolate HMW12.3.18 chromosome 26, RBS_HiC_50CHRs, whole genome shotgun sequence genomic region:
- the LOC127619525 gene encoding perforin-1-like encodes MGQMRAHLIVFWASHLFLLTVCGEDELGTSKQCEDAPFVPGHNLAGEGFDVVTMERKGSYVINTEKWDLGNGTCKLCTNPYLEGVKQKLPAAVVFWRSLPKCSMKVSSKIFESSESLVNDSSSALSVSWKVGLDVKAAGAAVGSTHSREAKFAMTKSKEDKYSFTKHEVGCHFYGYGLSQNPPLHHEFLEAVKSLPSSYDPNAYRSLINTFGTHYIEQVKLGGGMKAITAIKSCQATISGLTDTAVKDCLDVEASASYSLVTVKAETHFCQEMKKKMGSNEKFSSMFNERQTEIIGGNINGEDLLFSGSSHPNSLKTWLESLKTIPDIVHYSLKPLHFLLSGENPAQKGLKKAVEEYIIENALMKVCSESCQIGRKCSARDRCACVCDSSDIIKSNCCPTAKGLATLNVYKLMAEGLYGDVFSATDGFVLVKFGTQEMRTQIIDDDNNPHWPETFDFGPIKITMANKLTFEVYDADSIWNNDLLGTCSFDLRSGVVTEACVFKYGTFFFTYEVKCAPSLEGPQCNEYKGSPMAAPLADIYSSRNGILVKDLWRLELAQNNSNKLSFKSTDGKQAEL; translated from the exons ATGGGGCAGATGCGGGCTCACCTTATTGTTTTCTGGGCAAGCCATTTGTTTCTCCTGACAGTTTGTGGAGAGGATGAATTAGGCACATCAAAACAGTGTGAAGATGCTCCATTTGTTCCAGGACACAATCTTGCTGGAGAGGGATTTGATGTTGTGACCATGGAGCGAAAAGGTTCTTACGTGATCAACACAGAAAAATGGGATCTGGGAAATGGCACTTGTAAATTGTGCACAAACCCGTACTTGGAGGGAGTAAAACAGAAGTTACCAGCTGCTGTTGTGTTCTGGAGGTCTTTGCCAAAGTGTTCAATGAAAGTCTCCAGTAAGATCTTTGAATCAAGTGAATCACTGGTCAATGATTCATCATCAGCTCTCTCGGTCAGCTGGAAAGTTGGTTTAGATGTGAAAGCTGCTGGAGCTGCAGTTGGAAGCACCCATTCCAGGGAAGCAAAATTTGCAatgacaaaatcaaaagaagacaAATACAGTTTCACCAAACATGAAGTTGGATGTCACTTTTACGG ATATGGTTTATCTCAAAATCCACCTCTTCATCACGAGTTTCTTGAAGCAGTCAAATCACTCCCTTCATCTTACGATCCAAACGCTTACCGCAGCCTGATCAACACATTTGGCACTCACTATATTGAACAAGTTAAGTTAGGGGGGGGAATGAAAGCCATAACAGCCATTAAATCCTGTCAGGCAACAATTAGTGGGCTTACAGACACTGCAGTGAAAGACTGTTTGGACGTGGAAGCCTCGGCTTCTTACTCCTTAGTAACTGTGAAGGCAGAGACACATTTTTGTcaagaaatgaaaaagaaaatgggcAGCAATGAAAAGTTTAGCAGCATGTTTAACGAACGACAGACAGAGATTATTGGAGGGAACATAAATGGAGAAGATCTGCTTTTTTCTGGTTCATCACACCCAAATTCCCTTAAAACCTGGCTTGAGTCTTTGAAGACCATTCCCGACATAGTGCACTACTCTCTCAAACCCCTCCACTTTTTGCTCAGTGGTGAAAACCCTGCCCAGAAAGGACTTAAGAAAGCTGTGGAAGAATACATAATAGAAAATGCCCTTATGAAGGTTTGCTCAGAATCTTGCCAGATTGGCAGGAAATGCAGTGCAAGAGACcgatgtgcttgtgtttgtgatAGTAGTGATATTATAAAGTCTAACTGCTGTCCAACTGCAAAAGGACTTGCAACCCTGAATGTCTACAAACTCATGGCTGAAGGTCTATATGGAGATGTATTTTCTGCAACAGATGGGTTTGTATTAGTCAAATTTGGCACACAGGAAATGCGCACTCAGATTATTGATGATGATAACAATCCACATTGGCCTGAAACATTTGATTTTGGTCCTATTAAGATCACCATGGCAAATAAACTAACATTCGAAGTATATGATGCAGACAGCATCTGGAACAATGATTTACTTGGTACTTGCTCTTTTGACCTTAGAAGTGGAGTTGTGACAGAAGCCTGTGTCTTTAAATATGGCACCTTCTTTTTTACCTATGAAGTGAAATGTGCTCCCAGTCTAGAGGGCCCTCAGTGTAATGAATACAAGGGTTCTCCAATGGCTGCGCCTCTTGCTGACATTTACAGCTCAAGAAATGGTATTCTGGTTAAAGATCTGTGGAGGCTTGAATTAGCTCAAAATAACTCAAACAAGCTAAGCTTCAAGAGCACTGATGGAAAGCAGGCGGAGCTGTGA